The proteins below are encoded in one region of Methylobacillus flagellatus KT:
- a CDS encoding helix-turn-helix transcriptional regulator, producing MTARQQAIFTLDELATYLKVGKRTLYRLAAHGEIPAFKLGGTWRFRQSEIDQWINDQIQAGRKKEVIRTDEQPKSAKHPVLPGRAIHSRRQTD from the coding sequence ATGACAGCGCGCCAGCAGGCGATCTTCACACTCGACGAGTTGGCTACCTACTTAAAGGTCGGCAAGCGGACGCTTTACCGGCTCGCCGCGCACGGGGAAATTCCGGCCTTCAAGCTCGGCGGGACGTGGCGGTTTCGTCAAAGTGAAATCGATCAATGGATCAATGATCAGATCCAAGCAGGCAGAAAGAAGGAGGTGATACGCACAGATGAGCAGCCGAAGTCAGCGAAACATCCCGTGTTGCCTGGGCGCGCTATCCATAGCCGCAGGCAAACGGATTGA
- a CDS encoding Hsp20/alpha crystallin family protein, giving the protein MDIDFKKLAPWNWFKKEQEEQQSTVSLPVQRNDLPVAGGPVSPILQLHREIDRLFDDAFRGFGFPTLAMPRWPSEWPGLLKPALDIQETDKQYKISLEVPGVEEKDIQITLDNDVLLVRGEKRQEQESKDGGFHRVERSYGSFQRALNLPADANQDTIKAAFKNGVLTITMEKREASTPKQGRSIPING; this is encoded by the coding sequence ATGGACATTGATTTCAAGAAATTGGCTCCCTGGAACTGGTTCAAAAAGGAGCAGGAAGAACAACAGAGCACTGTCTCGCTGCCGGTGCAGCGCAATGACCTGCCGGTGGCGGGTGGGCCCGTCAGTCCCATCCTGCAATTGCATCGCGAGATCGATCGCCTGTTCGACGACGCGTTTCGAGGCTTCGGTTTCCCGACGCTGGCCATGCCACGCTGGCCGTCGGAGTGGCCGGGCCTGCTGAAACCGGCGCTGGACATCCAGGAAACCGACAAGCAGTACAAGATTTCTTTGGAGGTTCCCGGCGTAGAGGAAAAGGACATCCAGATCACGCTCGACAACGACGTGCTGCTGGTGCGCGGTGAAAAGCGTCAGGAGCAGGAAAGCAAAGACGGTGGTTTCCACCGGGTGGAGCGCTCCTACGGCAGCTTTCAGCGCGCTCTGAACCTGCCGGCCGATGCCAACCAGGACACGATCAAGGCCGCTTTCAAGAACGGCGTGCTCACGATCACGATGGAAAAGCGCGAGGCCAGTACGCCCAAGCAGGGGCGCTCGATCCCGATCAACGGCTGA
- a CDS encoding M48 metallopeptidase family protein yields the protein MKSSLYPAQDLRRRALAWAVKLKVNPRVVRVQEMRRKWGSCSSAGTVTLATDLLDQDEPFQDYVIVHELLHLRYANHGRMFKALMSAHVPGWRTIEQRQIGDADGASVERLSRKPSGHAR from the coding sequence ATGAAATCGTCCCTGTACCCGGCGCAGGACTTGCGACGCCGCGCACTGGCCTGGGCGGTCAAGTTGAAGGTGAATCCCCGCGTGGTTCGGGTGCAGGAGATGCGCAGGAAGTGGGGTTCCTGTTCATCGGCGGGAACCGTCACCTTGGCCACTGACTTGCTCGACCAGGATGAGCCTTTCCAGGATTACGTCATCGTTCATGAACTGCTTCATCTGCGTTACGCGAACCACGGGAGGATGTTCAAGGCGCTGATGAGTGCACATGTCCCGGGTTGGCGCACGATCGAGCAACGCCAGATAGGCGATGCAGATGGCGCATCCGTTGAGCGGCTCTCCCGCAAACCGAGCGGTCATGCCCGATGA
- the clpK gene encoding heat shock survival AAA family ATPase ClpK, translated as MVRKQCQVCGQPATVRVEANLNGRHSTMLLCDDHYRQLVRQQKRTVSPLEALFGSRSGLFEDFLGSDFFRIGDDARSMAADTDEVVDASFGEPAPAGTGTSRRRGSGLASRISEQSEALLQEAARHAAEFGRAEVDTEHLLLALSDSDVVKTILGQFKIKVDDLKRQIESEAKRGDKPFEGEIGVSPRVKDALSRAFVASNELGHSYVGPEHFLIGLAEEGEGLAANLLRRYGLTPQALRQQVSKVVGKGAEDGRASTPTNTPELDKYSRDLTKMAREGKLDPVIGRAQEIETTIEVLARRKKNNPVLIGEPGVGKTAIVEGLAQRMVAGEVPETLRDKRLVELNINAMVAGAKYRGEFEERVQKVLKEVTEHQGELILFIDEVHTIVGAGQGGGEGGLDVANVFKPMMARGELNLIGATTLNEYQKYIEKDAALERRFQPVMVPEPTVAQTMMILRGLRDTFEAHHKVSITEDAIIAAAELSDRYITARFLPDKAIDLLDQAAARVKLSATARPVAVQELESELHQLRREQDYVAARKQYDKAAELGKRIEAKEAELKKLVEEWERERASGSAEVKAEHVAQIVSRLTGIPVNELTVEEREKLLHLEQRLHERLVGQDEAVRAVADAVRLSRAGLREGSKPVATFLFLGPTGVGKTELAKALAESIYGDEGALLRIDMSEYGERHTVARLVGAPPGYVGYDEGGQLTEKVRRKPYSVLLLDEIEKAHPDVYNILLQVFDDGRLTDGKGRVVDFTNTIIIATSNLGSDIIQRRLKARGAAGEEYEKTKAEVMDVLRGHFRPEFLNRIDEIIVFHALGKEEIRHIVGLQLDRVARNAASQGVTLTFDQTLIDHFAEEGYKPEFGARELKRLIRSELETALAREMLGGGIGKGDHASARWDDKAERVIFERKEPPARPAEPEKPDAANVAETPPSDASKPARKKKSAGGES; from the coding sequence ATGGTCAGAAAACAATGCCAAGTCTGCGGCCAGCCCGCCACGGTGCGGGTGGAAGCCAATCTCAATGGTCGCCACAGCACCATGCTGTTGTGTGACGATCACTATCGCCAACTGGTGCGCCAGCAAAAGCGCACCGTCTCACCGCTGGAAGCCTTGTTCGGCTCGCGCAGCGGGCTGTTCGAAGACTTCCTTGGCAGCGACTTCTTCCGCATCGGTGACGACGCGCGGTCCATGGCGGCCGATACCGACGAGGTGGTCGATGCCTCGTTCGGCGAACCCGCCCCGGCCGGTACGGGCACCTCGCGCCGTCGCGGCAGTGGGCTCGCCAGCCGTATCAGCGAACAGTCCGAGGCCCTATTGCAGGAGGCCGCCCGACACGCTGCAGAGTTCGGGCGCGCCGAAGTCGATACCGAACACCTGCTGCTGGCGCTATCCGACAGCGACGTGGTCAAGACCATCCTGGGGCAGTTCAAGATCAAGGTCGATGACCTCAAGCGCCAGATCGAATCCGAAGCCAAGCGCGGCGATAAGCCGTTCGAGGGCGAGATCGGCGTGTCGCCCCGGGTCAAGGACGCGCTCAGCCGTGCTTTCGTGGCCTCCAACGAACTCGGCCACTCTTATGTCGGGCCAGAGCATTTCCTGATCGGGCTCGCCGAGGAAGGCGAAGGTTTGGCGGCCAACCTGCTGCGCCGTTACGGCCTCACGCCGCAAGCGCTGCGCCAGCAGGTAAGCAAGGTGGTCGGCAAAGGGGCCGAGGATGGCCGCGCCTCGACGCCGACCAACACGCCGGAACTCGACAAGTATTCGCGCGACCTCACCAAGATGGCGCGCGAGGGCAAGCTCGATCCGGTCATCGGCCGCGCGCAGGAGATCGAGACGACCATCGAAGTGCTGGCCCGGCGCAAGAAGAACAACCCGGTGCTGATCGGCGAGCCCGGCGTCGGCAAGACCGCCATCGTCGAAGGGCTGGCGCAGCGCATGGTCGCCGGCGAAGTGCCCGAGACGCTGCGCGACAAGCGTCTGGTCGAACTCAACATCAACGCCATGGTGGCCGGCGCCAAGTACCGCGGCGAGTTCGAGGAGCGCGTGCAGAAGGTGCTCAAGGAAGTGACCGAGCACCAGGGCGAGCTGATTCTCTTCATCGACGAGGTGCACACCATCGTCGGTGCAGGCCAGGGTGGCGGCGAAGGCGGGCTGGACGTGGCCAACGTGTTCAAGCCGATGATGGCGCGCGGCGAACTGAACCTGATCGGCGCTACCACGCTCAACGAGTATCAGAAGTACATCGAGAAGGACGCCGCGCTGGAGCGTCGCTTCCAGCCGGTGATGGTGCCCGAGCCGACGGTAGCGCAGACCATGATGATCCTGCGCGGCCTGCGCGACACCTTCGAGGCGCACCACAAGGTCAGCATCACCGAGGATGCGATCATCGCCGCCGCCGAGTTGTCGGACCGCTACATCACCGCGCGCTTTTTGCCTGACAAGGCCATCGACCTGCTCGACCAGGCGGCCGCACGCGTGAAGCTGTCGGCCACGGCGCGCCCGGTGGCGGTGCAAGAGCTGGAGTCCGAACTGCACCAGCTGCGGCGTGAGCAGGACTATGTGGCGGCACGCAAGCAGTACGACAAGGCTGCTGAACTTGGCAAGCGCATCGAGGCCAAGGAAGCCGAACTCAAGAAGCTCGTCGAGGAATGGGAACGCGAGCGCGCCTCGGGCAGCGCCGAAGTCAAGGCCGAGCATGTCGCGCAGATCGTCTCGCGCCTGACCGGCATTCCGGTCAACGAGCTGACGGTGGAAGAACGCGAGAAGCTGCTGCATCTGGAGCAGCGGCTGCACGAGCGCCTGGTGGGCCAGGACGAAGCGGTGCGCGCGGTGGCCGATGCCGTGCGGTTGTCGCGCGCGGGCCTGCGCGAAGGCAGCAAGCCGGTGGCGACTTTCCTGTTCCTTGGGCCGACCGGCGTGGGCAAGACCGAGCTCGCCAAGGCGCTGGCCGAGTCCATCTATGGCGATGAAGGTGCGCTGCTGCGCATCGACATGTCCGAGTACGGGGAACGCCATACCGTGGCACGCCTGGTGGGGGCGCCTCCGGGTTATGTGGGCTACGACGAGGGCGGCCAGCTCACCGAGAAGGTGCGGCGCAAACCCTACAGCGTGTTGCTGCTGGACGAGATCGAGAAGGCTCACCCCGACGTCTACAACATCCTGCTGCAGGTGTTCGACGACGGGCGGCTCACCGACGGCAAGGGCCGGGTGGTGGATTTCACCAATACCATCATCATCGCCACCTCGAACTTGGGCTCGGACATCATCCAGCGTCGGCTGAAGGCCCGTGGCGCCGCCGGCGAGGAATACGAGAAGACCAAGGCCGAGGTGATGGACGTGCTGCGCGGACACTTCCGCCCCGAGTTCCTCAACCGCATCGACGAGATCATCGTCTTCCATGCGCTGGGCAAGGAGGAGATCCGCCATATCGTCGGCCTGCAGCTCGATCGTGTGGCCCGCAACGCCGCCAGCCAGGGCGTGACGCTGACCTTCGATCAGACCTTGATCGATCACTTCGCGGAGGAAGGCTACAAGCCCGAGTTCGGCGCGCGCGAGCTCAAGCGGCTGATCCGCAGCGAGCTGGAAACTGCTCTGGCGCGCGAGATGCTGGGTGGCGGCATCGGCAAGGGCGATCACGCCAGCGCCCGCTGGGATGACAAGGCCGAGCGGGTGATTTTCGAGCGCAAGGAGCCACCCGCGAGGCCGGCCGAGCCTGAGAAGCCCGATGCCGCGAACGTGGCCGAGACGCCGCCGAGCGACGCGAGCAAGCCTGCGCGCAAGAAGAAGTCAGCGGGCGGCGAATCTTGA